In Carassius carassius chromosome 7, fCarCar2.1, whole genome shotgun sequence, one genomic interval encodes:
- the inab gene encoding internexin neuronal intermediate filament protein, alpha b yields MSYGSDIYSASSYRKIFGDSTRYSASPPRLSSSRSGFKSQSTTRSSIPSSYKRSTRSAFPSSSLTLESFDFTQSTALNNEFKIIRTNEKEQMQGLNDRFAMFIDKVRNLEQHNKVLEAELVTLRQRQTEPSRLAELYQQEIRELRSQLEELNAEKNQMMFERDNIEEDLQKLQEKFEEEMRMREEAEQTLKAFKKDVDNATMVRLDLEKKVEALLDEINFIRKVHEEEVIELMNMIQAAQVSVEMEVAKPDLTSALKEIRGQYEAMANKNLHSAEEWYKSKFTDLSEQANKSNEVIRASREELNEFRRQLQSKTIEIESLRGTNESLERQIHEMEDTHNAEVMGYQDTIGQLDNELRTTKSEMARHLREYQDLLNVKMALDIEIAAYRKLLEGEETRISTGITYPTPTSGSSYSYQSRMYSSSSISGKKEVKDDDDKHQQSSKPGKGSSQSDDSKKSDKIDSGDVNPTNQKN; encoded by the exons ATGAGCTACGGATCCGACATCTACTCCGCCTCTTCCTACCGGAAGATCTTCGGGGACTCCACCCGCTACTCAGCCTCTCCACCCCGGCTGAGCAGCTCTCGGAGCGGCTTTAAGTCTCAGTCCACGACCCGCTCCAGCATCCCAAGCTCCTACAAGCGCAGCACCCGATCTGCCTTCCCATCTTCATCTTTGACTCTGGAAAGCTTCGACTTCACCCAGAGCACAGCGCTTAATAATGAGTTCAAAATCATCCGCACCAACGAGAAGGAGCAGATGCAAGGGCTCAATGACCGTTTCGCGATGTTCATTGACAAGGTTCGCAATTTGGAGCAGCACAACAAAGTGCTGGAAGCCGAACTCGTGACCCTACGCCAGCGCCAGACAGAACCGTCCCGTCTGGCCGAACTCTACCAGCAAGAGATCCGAGAACTGCGCTCCCAGCTCGAGGAACTTAACGCGGAGAAGAACCAGATGATGTTCGAGCGCGACAACATTGAGGAAGACCTCCAGAAACTACAGGAGAAGTTCGAGGAGGAGATGAGAATGCGCGAGGAGGCTGAGCAAACGCTTAAAGCTTTCAAGAAGGACGTGGACAACGCCACCATGGTGCGCCTAGACCTGGAGAAGAAGGTCGAAGCCCTTCTGGACGAGATCAACTTTATAAGAAAGGTGCACGAGGAGGAGGTGATTGAGCTCATGAACATGATCCAGGCTGCCCAGGTGTCCGTGGAGATGGAAGTGGCCAAACCCGACCTCACCTCCGCCCTCAAGGAGATTCGCGGCCAGTACGAGGCTATGGCGAATAAGAACTTGCATTCCGCTGAAGAGTGGTACAAGTCCAAGTTCACCGACCTCAGCGAACAAGCCAACAAGAGCAACGAGGTCATTCGCGCTAGCAGGGAAGAGCTCAATGAGTTCAGGAGGCAGCTTCAGTCCAAGACCATCGAGATCGAGAGCCTAAGGGGCACCAACGAATCGCTGGAAAGGCAGATTCATGAGATGGAGGACACGCACAATGCAGAGGTCATGGGCTACCAG GACACTATTGGGCAGTTGGATAATGAGCTGAGGACCACTAAGAGTGAGATGGCCCGTCACCTTAGGGAGTACCAAGACCTGCTGAATGTCAAGATGGCGCTTGACATAGAAATCGCTGCTTACAg GAAACTGTTAGAAGGGGAGGAGACACGTATCAGCACCGGGATCACCTACCCCACCCCCACCTCAGGGTCCAGCTACAGCTACCAGTCCCGTATGTACAGCAGCTCTAGCATTAGCGGAAAGAAGGAGGTCAAGGATGATGATGACAAACATCAGCAGAGCAGCAAACCCGGCAAAGGCTCCTCCCAGTCTGACGACTCCAAGAAGAGTGACAAGATCGACTCTGGAGACGTGAACCCCACCAACCAGAAAAACTAA